The Coleofasciculus sp. FACHB-1120 genomic sequence GGGGGCTAATCAGCCTCAAGAAAGAACGACCGTGGGTATCCGCTAAAGTCACTCCCAAGTAGGAAAACATGACACTGCCTAAAATGGCAACCAGAGGCTTAATAAAAGCAAAATCGAAGGGCATTGGTAGCAAGAAAACGGGTGCCAGCATCAAGTTGGCGACTAATAAGCCAATCACCAAGCCAACGGCTCTAGTCAAAATGACCTCGATCGGCATTTCCCGGACTCGCTTTTCCAAGCGTCGATAAGCCGTCTGCACGAATAAACCAGCGGCACCTCCGAGCAGAGCGGCAAACCCAGCGAACACCCAGCGTAAAGCTTCCTGATTGCTGACTTGATGTAGGGCACCGCTGGGCAGTAATTCGATGGCGTCGAACCCAATTCCCGCCGCTGCTAGGATGAATAAAAGAATAATGATTGCGTCAAGCATTGTTTCCAGTTGTTTGGGATGATTGCTTCAATTCCTGAAAGCGGCTCTCTGGAACTGATACAAATTTACATTTGTTTTATTATATCTTTTGTGTTATTGCCTTCACCCTTGCGAATGACAATTGATTGAACATCACCATTCAATCCAATTTGAGTTATTTTGATGAAGCCACTTCTTTTTTATTAAAAAGAACAACCTCAAAAAATCAGCAAACTGTATTGCTTCTAGAAGGCTTAAACCTATAATAGGTATAGGCTTAACAGATTCTTGCTAAGACAAAAAAGACCTGGCAACCCTTCAGTAAAGTAACAACTGTTAATCAAATATTTAAGTATTTCATCGCTATATTGAGTATTGATACAAACATGGTATTGAATTATTTAATCCCGGACACTAAAAATATTGATTTGGGGATTCCCAGCTCGGCTTATCTCCACATTCCATTTTGTAGACGCCGCTGCTTTTACTGTGATTTTCCAGTGTCCGTGGTTGGGGATCACAAGACTGGAAAGAACTCTGGCACAATCGGACAGTATGTTGAGGTATTGTGCCAAGAAATTGAAGTTACACCAGCACAGGGAAATCCCCTAAAAACAGTTTTTTTTGGAGGCGGCACTCCTTCGCTGTTATCGGTGCAACAACTCAATCAAATTTTGGCTCAACTTGATGCTTGCTTTGGCATTGCCACCGATGCTGAGATTTCGATGGAGATGGACCCCGGCACCTTTGACACGGAACAACTTCAAGGCTACCGCTCAGCGGGAGTGAATCGAATCAGTCTGGGGGTACAGGCGTTTCAGCCGGAACTGTTGGAAGTGTGCGGGCGATCGCACTCTGTCTCTGATATTTTTGCAGCTGTGGAGCTAGTCCGCAAAGTGGGGGTTCCCGAATTTAGCTTAGATTTGATTTCTGGTTTGCCACATCAGACCTTGGAACAGTGGCAGGAATCTCTAGAAGCAGCAGTTGCGATCGCGCCCACTCATATTTCGATTTACGATCTCCAAGTCGAACCCGTTACTGCCTTTGGGCGTCAATATCAACCTGGTGCCAAACCTCTTCCCACTGATGAAATGGCTGCCGAGATGTACCGACTGGCGCAGCAAGTTCTCACCAGTGCCGGTTACGAGCATTATGAGATTTCTAATTATGCCAAACCCGGTCATCAATGCCGCCACAACCGAGTTTACTGGGAAAATCGCCCCTACTATGCCTTTGGCATGGGTGCCGCCAGTCATTTGCAAGGGTGCCGGTTCACCCGTCCCCGCAAAACACGGGAATATTACGAATGGGTACAACAACAGATAGTCAAAGCTGGGGGTGAGTGGGATTGTCCTCAAACATTGGCATCTGAAGTGTTGTTAGAAACATTGATGCTGGGGTTACGTCTAGCAGAAGGTCTCCGTTTATCAACCTTAGCTGAGCAATTTGGCAAACAAACGCTGCAACAAATTTGGACGTGTTTGCAACCCTACTACCAGCAAGGTTGGGTAGAAATTGTTGGAGAAAGCGGGGAAGCGATCGCGCTTGACGCCCAGAAACTCCCACCAAAGGGACGATTAAGATTAACCGATCCGGAAGGGTTTTTATTTTCCAATGTAATTTTGGCGGATCTGTTTAGCGAACTAGGATAAGTTTGAGGGCATAGCGTGTGGATTGATGATTCACCTAAAATCTAAAATCTAAAACCCTCATGATTCCTATTGCTGATAACATCCCCAGTCGCAGCAAGCCGATTGTTAATTACGCCCTGATCGGAATCAATGTTGCTTTGTTTCTGTGGGAGCTAAGACTAGAGTTTGCAGGTAAACTGAGCGATTTTATCCAACACTGGGGTATCGTTCCTGCCCGAATCAGTGCGGTGATTTCAGATGCCCTCAGTGGGGAAAATCCAGCCGCCTGGGTTGCCTTGCTAATGTTTTCCAGTTCCTTGCTGTGGGCGATGTTTCTCCACAGCAGCTTTGGTCAAATTTTAGGGAATCTCCTATTCTTATTTGTTTTTGGTAAGAGTGTGGAGAATCTTCTCGGACATTGGCGGTTTCTGCTACTTTACTTGCTGGGCGGCATTTTGACGGGCATCGTACAAGTTTGGTTAGACTCTACTTTGACGATGCCATTAATTGGAGCGAATGGCGCGATCGCATCTGTCCTGGGAGCCTATTTTCTGAGTTTTCCCCAGGCAAAAATTGATACCATTCTGCCTCTGGTAATTGTGTTTATTCCGATTGAACTACCAGCTTTGTTTTATCTATTCTGGTGGTTTATTCAGCAGATGTTTTATGGAATTGGCAGCTTAAATATTTCGGGTGGCGTTAATCCTGTGGGCGTCGGGTATTGGGCGCATGGTGTCGGGTTAGCGATGGGTGCAATGCTCGTGTTGCTGTTGAAAAGAAGAATCGATAAAAAACGAACTCCTGACGTGCAGAGGAGTCACAAGAATTAGAGGAAAGAAGCTGTTAGAGCTGATTTATCGCGATTCTCGTTTTGATGCACTATTGAACACCACCCCTGCACCTCATCGAAAAGCAGAGAGCGGCAAGGTTACAAGTATATTGCACGCGAGAGTAAGCACCGC encodes the following:
- the hemW gene encoding radical SAM family heme chaperone HemW gives rise to the protein MVLNYLIPDTKNIDLGIPSSAYLHIPFCRRRCFYCDFPVSVVGDHKTGKNSGTIGQYVEVLCQEIEVTPAQGNPLKTVFFGGGTPSLLSVQQLNQILAQLDACFGIATDAEISMEMDPGTFDTEQLQGYRSAGVNRISLGVQAFQPELLEVCGRSHSVSDIFAAVELVRKVGVPEFSLDLISGLPHQTLEQWQESLEAAVAIAPTHISIYDLQVEPVTAFGRQYQPGAKPLPTDEMAAEMYRLAQQVLTSAGYEHYEISNYAKPGHQCRHNRVYWENRPYYAFGMGAASHLQGCRFTRPRKTREYYEWVQQQIVKAGGEWDCPQTLASEVLLETLMLGLRLAEGLRLSTLAEQFGKQTLQQIWTCLQPYYQQGWVEIVGESGEAIALDAQKLPPKGRLRLTDPEGFLFSNVILADLFSELG
- a CDS encoding rhomboid family intramembrane serine protease, yielding MIPIADNIPSRSKPIVNYALIGINVALFLWELRLEFAGKLSDFIQHWGIVPARISAVISDALSGENPAAWVALLMFSSSLLWAMFLHSSFGQILGNLLFLFVFGKSVENLLGHWRFLLLYLLGGILTGIVQVWLDSTLTMPLIGANGAIASVLGAYFLSFPQAKIDTILPLVIVFIPIELPALFYLFWWFIQQMFYGIGSLNISGGVNPVGVGYWAHGVGLAMGAMLVLLLKRRIDKKRTPDVQRSHKN